The nucleotide sequence CGGAGCAGAAGAGGAGGAAGTGCATGCTGATGAGGAAGCGCCAAAAGAGGACGAAGCAGCCGAAATGGATCCGGATGGGGATAATGAGGAAGATGCGCAGGATGAAACGGAGGACGACTCAAAGAAGCCGGAAGAAGAATAGCTGCTGCCCGACATATTATTTTTATGTAGCAGTAATTTTACTGCTTTTTTTGTAAATACTATTATGAGCGAACAATTAACAAACGAACAACTGATTCAGATTGCGAATGAATTCGGAACCCCCGTATATGTATACAACGCTGATAAGATCGAAACGCAATACCAGCGGTTAAGTAATGCGTTTGGCGCGGAACGGGTAAAGATATTCTATGCGGCAAAAGCATTGACGAATCTGAGCGTGCTTCGTTTTATTCACCATCTCGGTGCCAATGTAGACTGCAGTTCCATCAACGAAGTAAAACTGGCGCTACGGGCGGGTTTTGAGCCATCAAGAGTGCTGTATACCAGCAACGGGATCCATTTTACAGAAATTGAGGAGGCCCTGAAGCTGGGTGTTTTTGTGAATATCGACAGTCTTTCCAATCTTAAAAAGCTGGGAGAAAAATATGGAAATCAATACCCGGTAGGAGTGCGGCTGCGCCCGAACATCATGGCCGGGGGAAACCTGAAAATATCAACCGGTCACGACCGGAGCAAGTTTGGCATTCCTGTGGAACAGCTGCCGCAGTTAATGGATATTGTAAAGAGCAGTAATATTGTGATCCACAACCTGCATATTCATACCGGAAGTGATATTAAAGATGCGGATGTATTTATAAAAGGGATCGATGTATTGTTTGACATTATCCCTCATTTTCCTGATCTGAAATCGATCGACCTGGGAGGCGGCTTTAAAGTGGGCTATAAGGAAGATGATCCGGTGATCAATATAGAAGAACTTTCTCAAAAAGTGCTGGCGGCATTTGATGCACATGAGGCGGCGCGCCACCTGGAGATATGGTTCGAACCTGGTAAGTTTATCGTGAGCGAGTCGGGCTGCCTGATCACTTCGGTAAACCTGCTTAAAGAAACGGCTGCCACCACTTTTGTAAACATCAACAGCGGATTCAATCACCTGATCCGTCCTATGTTCTATGATGCGTACCACCGGATCGAGAACATTACCAATCCGGAAGGGGCGGTTAATACCTATTCGGTAGTGGGTAATATTTGTGAAACCGATACGTTTGCCTGGGATCGTCCGTTGCCGGAAGTAAGAGAGGGAGACTTGCTGGTATTTTACAATGCCGGTGCCTACGGCTATGAAATGGCCTCCACATTCAATTCACGGTTCCGGCCCGCCGAAGTGATCGTGCGGAACGGAAAGGCACAGCTGATCCGCAAAAGAGATGTCTTCGAGGATCTGATCCGCAATCAGGTGGAAGTGGATCTGAAATAAACAATGCCGGTGACTATGGAAACCCGAAGAAAAGCGGTCTTTAATAGGAATAAAGATGCTTTATGAACTATTCGGGCTTTTTGTTATTATGGCTGCTGGTTGTCGGTTCCTGTAATGAAAATTCTTTTGCCGGTAATAACGACGGGAAAGGGAATGACCCAGATCCTGTAAAAATACAGCCACCTTCTTATTCCGGTGCTGCCAAAACCATTCATGTATTCGTCGCATTGTGCGATAATCAATACCAGGGAATTGTACCCGTACCTGCACGGATCGGCAACGGGCAGGATCCCGATAATAACCTGTACTGGGGAACCAGCTATGGTATACGTACCTATTTCAAAAAGAGCAGGGAATGGAAGTTCTTATACAAAGAAAAAAGGGAAGGTTTTGTGCTGGAACGTGTTGTTTTTAAACATGTAAATAAAAACTATTACCTGGTTGCTGATGCTTATGACGGTCGGTTTATAAAAAATGCTACGGTCGATTTTTTTAAAAGCAGCAGCGGACAGATAAAAGATACCTTAGAGGTGGATCATACCGTCATCGGGTTATATGGAAATGCAAAACTGATTGCTTATATAGGACATGACGGACTGATGGATTTTAAGCTGGATGAGGCGTTCAGGCGTACGGACCGGGAACAGCGGGATTGTATTGTACTGGCCTGTTACAGCAGGAATTATTTTAAGCCTCATTTAAAACCGACCGGAACCAATCCCTTACTCTGGACAACCGGACTAATGGCGCCGGAAGCATATACACTGCATGATGCGCTGAGCGGGTACATTCAAAATGAACCTGCCGAAAAAATAAGAGTTCACGCAGCCAGGGCATACAGTCATTATCAGAAATGCTCCGAAAAAGCGGCCAGGAACCTGCTTGTAAGCGGGTGGTAGGCGGTTGCTGCCAGAACAATTTTATGCCGCCCGGCTGCTTTGGAGGCTTGAAACCATTAAGTCATTAAGGGCCATTGAAGATACCACTAAGGCGGTAGAACCCCCAAAACATAAAGCATTTATATAGGTCCTTATGGTTCCGGGAATCTCGTCGACTTCGCGACGGCAATGCCACAAATACACCAAGGCACAAAGAGCCACAAAGGGATTAAACCGTTTCCAACAACTTTGTGTATCCTGGATTCCTGGCATCCTGGTGGTGGGATAAATGGGGTTACGAAGCCGAGAAGCCGCAAAGAAAACGAAGGATGATTTTATATTGATTGGAACTTGGGGCCGGCCCTTAAAACCATTAAGTCATTAAGGGCCATTGAGCATTTTGGAGACCTCGTGCAGGTTTGAGCCCTGATGTTTTGTAGAGGGAATGTTACAATTATGCGAAGCCAAAACAGTATGAAAAGGTTGGACCGAACCGGAAATCCTGGTGCTTCTTAATGCCTTGGCGTCTTGGTGGCGGAGATACCACAAATGTAATATTAAATCGTGCAGGCCGCAGATCCGGGCACTCCAGGCCCCTGTTGCGGTCAAGCCTTATACATTGAACCGGAAGTGCATAATGTCGCCATCCTTTACCAGGTATTCCTTCCCTTCGATGCGCAGCTTGCCGGCTTCGCGTGCACTGGCTTCGGATTTATACTGTACAAAATCACTATAGGCGATCACCTCTGCTTTGATAAAGCCTTTTTCAAAATCGGTATGGATCACACCGGCACATTGTGGCGCTTTCCAGCCGTTGTGGAAGGTCCAGGCGCGTACTTCCTGAACCCCTGCTGTGAAGTAGGTGTTTAATCCCAATAGTTTATAGGCAGAACGGATCAGCCGGTCCAGCGCCGGTTCCGTCATTTTGTATTCTTCCATAAACAGCGCTTTATCATCCGGGTCTTCCATTTCTGATATCTGTGCCTCAATGGAGTTGTTCATGATGATCATTTCTGCATTCTCGCTTTTAATGGCTTCTTTCAGTGCTTCGGAGAACTGATTGCCGGTATGCATGGACGGCTCATCCACATTTGCTACGT is from Niabella beijingensis and encodes:
- the lysA gene encoding diaminopimelate decarboxylase, with amino-acid sequence MSEQLTNEQLIQIANEFGTPVYVYNADKIETQYQRLSNAFGAERVKIFYAAKALTNLSVLRFIHHLGANVDCSSINEVKLALRAGFEPSRVLYTSNGIHFTEIEEALKLGVFVNIDSLSNLKKLGEKYGNQYPVGVRLRPNIMAGGNLKISTGHDRSKFGIPVEQLPQLMDIVKSSNIVIHNLHIHTGSDIKDADVFIKGIDVLFDIIPHFPDLKSIDLGGGFKVGYKEDDPVINIEELSQKVLAAFDAHEAARHLEIWFEPGKFIVSESGCLITSVNLLKETAATTFVNINSGFNHLIRPMFYDAYHRIENITNPEGAVNTYSVVGNICETDTFAWDRPLPEVREGDLLVFYNAGAYGYEMASTFNSRFRPAEVIVRNGKAQLIRKRDVFEDLIRNQVEVDLK